A genome region from Coprococcus phoceensis includes the following:
- the atpC gene encoding ATP synthase F1 subunit epsilon has protein sequence METTFSIRLIASDHLFYDGPCTGVIIPALDGQREVLAHHESVIMAIDCGELKIKMPDGTWQIAIVGSGFARVSHGRVYVLVDTAERPEEIDVKRAQEAKERAEEQLRQKQSIQEYHISSASLARAMSRLSASGKSGNINL, from the coding sequence ATGGAAACTACATTTAGTATCAGATTAATTGCCAGTGACCATCTCTTTTATGATGGTCCGTGTACCGGAGTGATTATTCCGGCACTGGATGGACAGCGGGAAGTGCTGGCACATCATGAGAGTGTGATCATGGCAATTGATTGCGGAGAATTGAAGATTAAGATGCCAGATGGGACATGGCAGATTGCGATTGTCGGAAGCGGGTTTGCACGAGTATCTCACGGACGAGTTTATGTGCTTGTAGATACAGCAGAACGCCCGGAAGAGATTGACGTAAAAAGAGCACAGGAAGCAAAAGAGCGTGCAGAAGAACAACTCAGACAGAAACAAAGCATACAGGAATACCATATTTCTTCTGCATCCTTGGCACGTGCAATGTCAAGATTGAGCGCATCCGGTAAGAGCGGGAATATAAATTTATAA
- a CDS encoding spore maturation protein produces the protein MKLLLYLSDFIVPVTILGIVAYGVFNKVNVYDDFIKGAKSGFFTVIKIMPTLIGLMVAVGILRASGFLDFLSEIIGKMTAYVGFPSQLVPLAIVRMFSSSAATGLVLDIFKEYGTDSRIGLIASIMMSCTETIFYTMSVYFMAAKVRKTRYTLAGALAATLAGIMASVWLATN, from the coding sequence ATGAAGCTTCTTTTATATTTATCAGATTTTATTGTTCCGGTTACTATTTTAGGAATTGTTGCTTATGGTGTATTTAATAAAGTGAATGTATATGATGACTTTATCAAGGGAGCAAAAAGCGGATTTTTTACAGTGATTAAAATTATGCCGACGTTAATCGGACTTATGGTGGCAGTCGGAATATTGAGAGCTTCCGGCTTCTTGGATTTTTTGTCAGAAATAATCGGGAAAATGACGGCATATGTTGGATTTCCATCACAGTTGGTTCCGCTTGCGATTGTGAGAATGTTTTCTTCCTCGGCGGCAACGGGATTGGTACTAGATATATTTAAAGAATATGGCACGGATTCCAGAATTGGTTTGATTGCTTCGATTATGATGAGCTGTACAGAGACAATATTTTACACGATGAGCGTATATTTTATGGCGGCGAAAGTGCGAAAGACCAGATATACACTTGCCGGGGCACTTGCTGCAACGCTGGCTGGGATTATGGCAAGTGTATGGCTGGCAACTAATTGA
- the atpG gene encoding ATP synthase F1 subunit gamma has product MANTRELQSRMKSIKDTMKITSAMHMIASSNLQKAKKNLEETEPYFYTLQIMIAGILGHMQGGIEHQYFDERPEIKEADRKKGYIVVTADKGLAGGYNHNVIKLAQEFLDKPGHNELFVLGQLGRSYFEKKNVDVDTSFKYTVQKPTMHRARVIAEKMLDLFNRKELDEVHIIYTRMENAVEMVAETKQLLPLQSGAFCEVPAGIQLDEIPMLPTPKDVLDCIIPNYVTGFIYGSLVESFCSEQNSRMMAMDGATKSAKEILRNLNIEFNRVRQAAITQEITEVISGAKAQKKKKAK; this is encoded by the coding sequence ATGGCAAATACAAGAGAGCTGCAAAGCAGAATGAAAAGTATAAAAGATACGATGAAGATCACAAGTGCTATGCATATGATTGCCTCTTCTAATTTACAGAAAGCGAAAAAGAATTTGGAAGAGACAGAGCCGTATTTTTATACATTGCAAATCATGATTGCCGGTATTCTTGGACATATGCAGGGTGGGATCGAACATCAGTATTTTGATGAGCGCCCGGAGATAAAAGAAGCTGACAGAAAGAAAGGCTATATTGTGGTAACGGCAGATAAAGGTCTTGCAGGAGGATATAACCATAATGTTATCAAACTGGCTCAGGAGTTTTTGGATAAGCCGGGACATAATGAGTTGTTTGTGCTGGGACAGCTTGGAAGAAGTTATTTTGAAAAGAAAAATGTGGATGTAGATACTTCTTTTAAATACACAGTGCAAAAGCCAACGATGCACCGCGCAAGAGTGATTGCTGAGAAGATGTTAGATTTATTCAATCGAAAAGAATTGGATGAGGTGCATATTATTTATACAAGAATGGAGAATGCGGTGGAGATGGTGGCTGAGACAAAGCAGCTGCTTCCACTTCAGTCAGGAGCATTTTGTGAGGTCCCGGCGGGAATTCAGCTGGATGAGATTCCGATGCTTCCGACACCAAAGGATGTATTGGATTGTATCATTCCGAATTATGTGACTGGATTTATTTACGGATCACTTGTTGAGTCGTTCTGTAGTGAACAGAATTCAAGAATGATGGCAATGGATGGTGCCACAAAGAGTGCAAAAGAAATTTTGCGTAATCTGAATATCGAATTTAACCGAGTGAGACAGGCTGCCATTACGCAGGAGATCACAGAGGTAATCAGTGGTGCAAAAGCACAGAAAAAGAAGAAAGCAAAATAA
- a CDS encoding metallophosphoesterase, with translation MGYETRISKAFEGALKLPLSDNSKYVLFSDCHRGVGTSNDNFLKNQHLYFAALQHYYQNNFTYIELGDGDELWENRSFNRILEIHSNVFWLLSQFYYQKRLYLIYGNHDIVKQNSSFATLKCKIYYCDATQCYLPLFPGITFQSGIILWDKNHKKDIYLTHGHQADFFNSTLWKTARFLVRYVWGPLEQIGFSNPTSAARNHTRKQKIEERLTRWAKNENRILITGHTHRPMLGTKDSPYFNTGSCVHPRCITCIEIEHRCLTLVKWCLDIHEDMSLYVSREELAGPICVDEY, from the coding sequence ATGGGATATGAAACAAGAATTTCAAAAGCATTTGAGGGGGCATTAAAGCTCCCTCTCAGTGACAATTCTAAGTATGTTCTGTTCAGTGACTGCCATCGGGGAGTTGGCACTTCCAATGATAATTTTCTAAAAAACCAGCATTTATATTTTGCAGCCTTACAACACTATTACCAAAATAATTTTACCTATATTGAATTGGGCGATGGGGATGAACTTTGGGAAAACCGATCCTTTAACCGGATCCTTGAAATACACAGCAATGTTTTTTGGCTTCTGTCCCAGTTCTACTATCAAAAACGGCTGTATTTGATCTACGGCAACCACGATATTGTAAAACAGAATTCCTCTTTTGCCACCTTGAAATGTAAGATTTATTATTGCGATGCAACCCAATGTTACCTTCCGTTATTTCCAGGTATTACGTTTCAATCTGGGATTATTCTCTGGGATAAAAATCATAAAAAAGACATTTATCTCACTCACGGACACCAAGCTGATTTTTTTAACAGCACCCTTTGGAAAACAGCTCGTTTTCTTGTACGTTATGTCTGGGGTCCACTGGAACAAATCGGTTTTTCCAATCCAACCAGTGCCGCACGCAATCACACAAGAAAGCAGAAAATCGAAGAACGACTTACCCGATGGGCAAAAAACGAAAATCGTATCCTCATTACAGGACATACCCACCGCCCGATGCTCGGCACAAAAGATTCCCCTTATTTTAATACCGGAAGCTGCGTGCACCCACGGTGTATCACCTGTATCGAAATCGAACACCGATGTCTGACGCTCGTGAAATGGTGCCTGGATATCCACGAAGATATGAGTCTGTATGTCTCACGAGAAGAATTAGCCGGACCAATTTGCGTGGATGAATATTAA
- the atpF gene encoding F0F1 ATP synthase subunit B, with translation MLSLSVSNLVITIINILVLYLLLRKFLYKPVMGIIEKRDEMIKTQLETAKKTEQDAMQLKAQYENSLNDAHDESLRIVENSKARAQEEYSRIVKEADEQAGKIIDNARKTVELDREKAVRGMEKEVANLALVAVSKMLGEQKNAAANQALYGQFLSQVGEQNDANGN, from the coding sequence ATGCTTAGTTTAAGTGTTTCAAACCTTGTTATCACCATTATTAACATATTGGTACTGTATTTGCTGCTGAGAAAGTTTTTGTACAAGCCGGTTATGGGAATCATTGAGAAAAGAGATGAAATGATCAAAACTCAGCTTGAAACTGCAAAAAAGACGGAACAGGATGCTATGCAGTTGAAAGCTCAGTATGAGAATTCGTTGAATGATGCACATGACGAATCTTTGAGAATTGTGGAAAATTCAAAGGCAAGAGCACAGGAAGAATATTCAAGAATTGTCAAAGAGGCAGATGAGCAGGCTGGAAAAATCATTGACAATGCGAGAAAGACTGTGGAATTAGACAGAGAAAAAGCAGTGCGCGGCATGGAAAAAGAAGTTGCCAATCTTGCACTTGTGGCAGTTTCAAAAATGCTTGGAGAGCAGAAAAATGCGGCGGCAAATCAGGCACTATACGGACAATTTTTATCCCAGGTAGGTGAGCAAAATGACGCAAACGGCAATTAA
- the atpH gene encoding ATP synthase F1 subunit delta, producing MTQTAINYAKVLYELGIDKTIIEETEEAFKKVPKLRTSLMSPIIPIQVKHSIIEKVFQKEIKNFLKILCDYHSVEVIEDIFSAYKEYYNEQNGILPAVLTYVDCPSEQQLEQMKTFLCKKYHVKEVEWQLEQDDKLLGGFILHVKDYEYDWSLRGRMNQLRLIWR from the coding sequence ATGACGCAAACGGCAATTAATTATGCGAAAGTTCTTTATGAGTTAGGAATTGACAAAACGATCATAGAAGAGACAGAAGAAGCTTTCAAGAAAGTGCCAAAGCTTAGAACCTCCCTGATGAGTCCGATTATTCCAATTCAGGTAAAACACAGCATTATAGAAAAAGTATTTCAAAAGGAAATCAAAAATTTCCTGAAAATTTTATGCGACTACCATAGCGTAGAAGTAATTGAAGATATATTTTCCGCATACAAAGAGTACTATAACGAACAGAACGGAATTTTACCGGCAGTTCTTACGTATGTGGATTGCCCTAGTGAACAGCAGTTAGAGCAAATGAAAACATTTTTATGTAAAAAGTATCATGTAAAAGAAGTAGAGTGGCAGCTTGAACAGGATGATAAGCTGCTCGGAGGATTTATTTTGCATGTGAAAGACTATGAATATGACTGGAGTCTGCGTGGCCGTATGAACCAGTTAAGATTGATCTGGAGGTGA
- the atpE gene encoding ATP synthase F0 subunit C, with amino-acid sequence MSTTLIAIGAGIAVLTGIGAGIGIGIATSKAVDAIARQPEAESKISKSLLLGCALAEATAIYGFVIALLIILFLK; translated from the coding sequence ATGTCAACAACATTAATCGCAATTGGAGCAGGTATTGCAGTTTTAACAGGTATTGGAGCAGGTATCGGTATTGGTATCGCAACATCAAAAGCAGTGGATGCAATCGCAAGACAGCCGGAAGCAGAGAGCAAGATCAGTAAATCACTCTTACTTGGATGTGCCTTAGCCGAAGCAACAGCTATTTACGGTTTCGTTATCGCATTATTAATCATCTTATTCTTAAAATAA
- the atpA gene encoding F0F1 ATP synthase subunit alpha, translated as MSSISSEEIISILKSEIENYELETKDQEVGTVIWISDGITTVYGIDHAMYGEIVIFETGVKGMVQDIRRNEIGVILLGKDTGIKEGTKVTRTGKKAGIPVGDAYLGRVVDALGAPIDGKGDIPSDGYRPIEQEAPGIIDRKSVSVPLETGILAIDSMFPIGRGQRELIIGDRQTGKTSIATDTIINQKGKDVICIYVAIGQKASTIAKIVSTLTKNDAMDYSIVVSATASDSAPLQYIAPYSGTALAEYFMHKGKDVLIVYDDLSKHAVAYRALSLLLERSPGREAYPGDVFYLHSRLLERSSRLSDELGGGSITALPIIETQAGDVSAYIPTNVISITDGQIFLESDLFFAGMRPAVNVGLSVSRVGGAAQTKAMKKVAGSIRIDLAQFREMEVFTQFSSDLDAATKEQLQYGKGLMELLKQPLCHPMSLHEQVITLCVATHKVLVDVEISKIKDFQKDMLNFFEIEHAEIVNEIEEKKVLSDELIDKIVELAKEFKSRC; from the coding sequence GTGAGCTCAATTAGTTCAGAAGAAATTATTTCTATTTTGAAAAGCGAGATAGAAAATTATGAGTTAGAAACAAAAGACCAGGAGGTCGGAACTGTTATCTGGATCAGTGACGGAATTACAACTGTTTACGGAATTGACCATGCAATGTATGGAGAGATTGTTATCTTTGAAACAGGCGTAAAAGGTATGGTTCAGGATATCAGAAGAAATGAGATCGGTGTCATTTTACTTGGAAAAGACACAGGAATCAAAGAAGGTACAAAGGTAACAAGAACAGGAAAGAAAGCCGGAATTCCGGTTGGAGATGCATACTTAGGAAGAGTTGTGGATGCTCTGGGAGCACCAATTGATGGAAAAGGAGATATTCCTTCTGACGGATACCGTCCGATTGAACAAGAGGCACCTGGAATTATTGATCGTAAATCAGTCAGTGTTCCGCTTGAGACAGGAATCCTGGCAATTGACTCTATGTTCCCGATTGGACGCGGACAGAGAGAGTTGATTATCGGTGACAGACAGACAGGTAAGACATCTATTGCAACAGATACGATCATCAACCAAAAAGGAAAAGATGTTATCTGTATTTATGTTGCAATCGGACAGAAAGCATCTACAATTGCAAAAATTGTATCAACTCTTACAAAAAATGATGCCATGGATTATTCGATTGTTGTATCTGCGACAGCGAGTGATTCTGCACCGTTACAATATATTGCACCGTACTCAGGAACAGCGCTTGCAGAGTATTTTATGCACAAAGGGAAAGATGTGCTGATTGTGTACGATGATTTATCAAAACATGCAGTTGCATATCGTGCATTATCGTTGTTATTGGAACGTTCTCCTGGACGTGAGGCATATCCTGGAGATGTATTTTACTTGCATTCAAGATTGTTGGAACGTTCCAGCAGATTGAGTGATGAGCTTGGTGGTGGTTCGATTACCGCACTTCCGATTATTGAGACACAGGCAGGAGATGTTTCTGCGTATATTCCTACTAACGTAATTTCTATTACAGACGGACAGATTTTCCTTGAGAGTGATCTGTTTTTTGCAGGTATGAGACCGGCGGTCAATGTAGGTCTTTCTGTATCCCGTGTAGGTGGTGCAGCACAGACAAAGGCAATGAAAAAAGTTGCCGGAAGTATCCGTATCGACCTTGCACAGTTCCGTGAGATGGAAGTATTTACACAGTTTAGTTCGGATTTGGATGCAGCGACAAAAGAGCAGTTGCAATATGGTAAAGGTTTGATGGAACTGTTAAAACAGCCACTGTGCCATCCAATGAGTTTACATGAACAGGTTATCACGTTGTGCGTGGCAACACATAAAGTATTGGTTGATGTAGAGATTTCAAAAATCAAAGATTTCCAGAAGGATATGCTGAATTTCTTTGAAATAGAACATGCAGAGATTGTAAATGAAATTGAAGAAAAGAAAGTATTGTCCGACGAATTAATTGATAAAATTGTAGAGTTAGCAAAAGAATTCAAGAGCAGGTGTTAG
- a CDS encoding DUF4474 domain-containing protein, translating to MTLEEKCNLLNAIIEPMGFSYLADQDIFTSTRDAWQRKMGYQSLYNRGAVHFNMVFDYLPVYFDYNDKTWMIQLWKGQYGINTGGEIGVYYADHIVSQQQLDTTLFQAVDDSDMLKMSMELMRDGKCVFRLTCVHWWLTGFSMGLFSWPKQLSLNASITFPDCAMMNAFIEGLLKQSYCRCDLTICGLTLTFDMKPLCRHKNCLQKLAAWFSQWKNRMFCWLFLFATRPFCLSLDRLLYLYYFLPFAFRKTMYVRGYKRKYIRRCGCRRQ from the coding sequence ATGACACTGGAAGAAAAATGTAATTTGCTAAATGCTATCATTGAACCGATGGGATTTTCCTATCTGGCTGATCAGGACATTTTTACTTCCACGCGTGATGCCTGGCAGCGCAAAATGGGATATCAGTCACTTTATAACCGAGGTGCTGTGCATTTTAATATGGTGTTCGACTATCTTCCGGTCTACTTTGACTACAACGATAAAACCTGGATGATTCAGCTCTGGAAAGGACAATACGGAATCAACACCGGAGGGGAAATCGGCGTATACTATGCAGACCACATTGTCTCGCAACAACAGCTTGACACCACATTATTCCAGGCGGTCGACGATTCGGATATGTTAAAAATGTCAATGGAGCTGATGCGAGATGGGAAATGTGTTTTTCGGCTGACCTGCGTTCATTGGTGGCTCACCGGATTTTCTATGGGGTTATTTTCATGGCCAAAACAGCTCTCCCTGAATGCCTCCATCACCTTTCCAGACTGTGCAATGATGAATGCATTTATCGAAGGGCTCCTAAAACAGTCTTACTGTCGATGCGACCTCACCATCTGCGGACTGACATTGACTTTTGACATGAAACCTCTTTGCCGCCATAAAAATTGTCTGCAAAAATTAGCTGCCTGGTTCTCTCAATGGAAAAACCGCATGTTTTGTTGGCTCTTTTTATTTGCTACTCGACCATTTTGTCTTTCTTTAGATCGGCTTCTCTATCTTTACTATTTTCTTCCGTTTGCATTTCGAAAGACAATGTATGTTCGTGGCTACAAACGAAAATATATTCGCCGTTGTGGCTGTAGGAGGCAATAA
- a CDS encoding MATE family efflux transporter has translation MERDMTVGNPAKVIFNFTVPIFLGNVFQQFYSMADTIIVGKFVGTKALAAVGSTGTIMFLIITSLIGLTAGFTVMTAQRFGAGDMKGMRKTVAMAAVLSAVISVVITIISMLGMHKLLAFMNTPSDIFADAYEYIMIICAGIVAQVLYNLLSSILRALGNSKVPLYFLILAALLNIVLDLVFIIVFHMGAAGAAYATVISQGVSGILCLVYIIKAVPVLKMHREDWTMDWKMARIQLSIGLPMAFQYSITAIGTMMVQSALNVLGSTMVAAFTAASKIEQLVSQAFVAMGTTLATYSAQNVGAGKIKRIRDGFKSATLISFAYAIMTGVLIATVGKYLTVLFLSGDLTNILGSVDVYLKCAGVFFIPLAVVNLYRNGIQGMGFGLLPMMAGIAELVGRGVTAIVASRYKSYFGICMASPIAWILASLLLIAMYFYIIKKKL, from the coding sequence ATGGAAAGGGATATGACAGTAGGAAATCCTGCAAAAGTGATTTTTAATTTTACAGTTCCAATCTTTTTAGGGAATGTATTTCAGCAGTTTTACAGTATGGCGGATACGATCATAGTTGGAAAGTTTGTTGGAACAAAAGCATTGGCGGCAGTCGGATCGACGGGAACGATTATGTTTCTGATCATTACAAGTCTGATTGGACTGACTGCCGGTTTTACGGTGATGACTGCGCAAAGATTTGGTGCGGGAGATATGAAAGGGATGCGAAAGACGGTTGCGATGGCAGCAGTGCTGTCGGCGGTGATTTCGGTTGTGATTACGATTATAAGTATGCTGGGAATGCATAAGCTTTTGGCATTCATGAATACACCGTCTGATATTTTTGCAGATGCCTATGAATACATTATGATTATCTGTGCCGGGATTGTGGCACAGGTGCTTTATAATCTGCTGTCAAGTATTTTGCGGGCACTTGGAAACAGTAAGGTGCCGTTGTATTTTCTGATTTTGGCAGCACTGCTTAATATTGTCTTGGATTTGGTATTTATTATCGTGTTTCATATGGGAGCTGCGGGAGCTGCGTATGCGACTGTTATTTCACAAGGAGTATCAGGAATTCTTTGCCTTGTGTATATTATAAAGGCAGTTCCGGTGCTTAAGATGCATCGTGAGGACTGGACAATGGATTGGAAAATGGCAAGAATTCAGTTGAGTATAGGACTTCCTATGGCATTTCAGTATTCAATCACGGCGATTGGAACAATGATGGTACAGTCTGCGTTGAACGTGCTCGGCTCTACAATGGTAGCTGCATTTACAGCAGCAAGTAAGATTGAGCAGTTGGTGTCACAGGCATTCGTTGCTATGGGGACGACGCTTGCCACCTATTCCGCACAAAATGTGGGAGCAGGAAAAATCAAACGTATTCGAGATGGATTTAAGTCAGCAACATTGATTTCATTTGCATATGCAATCATGACAGGAGTTTTGATTGCTACGGTTGGGAAATACCTGACGGTATTGTTTTTGTCCGGAGATTTGACAAATATCCTTGGTTCCGTAGACGTTTATCTAAAATGTGCAGGTGTATTCTTTATCCCTTTGGCAGTGGTCAATTTATATCGAAACGGAATTCAGGGTATGGGATTTGGTTTACTTCCGATGATGGCGGGAATTGCGGAGCTTGTGGGAAGAGGTGTGACAGCAATTGTTGCTTCACGATATAAAAGCTATTTTGGAATCTGTATGGCGAGTCCCATAGCTTGGATTTTGGCATCGTTATTGCTGATTGCGATGTATTTTTACATAATAAAGAAGAAACTATAA
- a CDS encoding F0F1 ATP synthase subunit A — protein MDTENLGTQLLEELNCETAFTIPIFGGIPISESVVVTWIIMAVVTLLCICLVRNLSVERVSKKQLILETAVGGMNHFFEEIIGKEGKRYIPYLMSVGIYIGIANLIGLLGFKPPTKDMNVTAALAIMSIILIEYAGFHQKGLKKWVKSFAEPMPIIAPINVLEIFIKPLSLCMRLFGNVLGAFVVMELIKIIMPALLPIPFSFYFDIFDGLIQAYVFVFLTSLFIKEALE, from the coding sequence ATAGATACGGAAAATTTAGGAACGCAATTATTAGAAGAATTAAACTGCGAGACAGCATTTACTATTCCGATTTTCGGAGGTATTCCTATTTCAGAATCGGTTGTAGTTACCTGGATTATTATGGCAGTCGTCACGTTGCTATGTATCTGCCTCGTTAGGAATCTGTCGGTCGAACGTGTAAGTAAAAAACAGCTTATTTTAGAGACGGCAGTTGGCGGAATGAACCACTTTTTTGAAGAGATTATTGGAAAAGAGGGAAAGAGATACATTCCGTATTTGATGTCAGTTGGCATTTATATTGGAATTGCTAACTTGATAGGGCTTCTAGGATTTAAGCCGCCGACAAAGGATATGAATGTGACTGCAGCGCTTGCAATTATGAGTATTATTTTAATTGAGTACGCAGGGTTTCATCAGAAAGGGTTAAAGAAATGGGTAAAGAGCTTTGCGGAGCCGATGCCTATTATCGCACCAATCAATGTCCTTGAGATATTTATCAAGCCATTGTCATTGTGCATGCGTCTTTTCGGAAATGTTTTGGGAGCATTTGTAGTAATGGAATTGATCAAGATTATCATGCCGGCTTTACTGCCGATTCCATTCAGTTTTTACTTCGACATTTTCGATGGATTGATTCAGGCGTATGTGTTTGTATTTTTAACATCACTATTTATAAAAGAAGCACTAGAATAA
- the atpD gene encoding F0F1 ATP synthase subunit beta, translating into MNKGKIVQVMGPVVDVEFENNDIPYIKDALEVDNNGKRCVMEVAQHIGNNTVRCIMLNASEGLSRDMEVTATGSGIKVPVGDKTLGRLFNVLGDTIDGGESLENEEHWVIHREAPTFEEQSPVVEILETGIKVIDLLAPYAKGGKIGLFGGAGVGKTVLIQELIRNIATEHGGYSIFTGVGERSREGNDLWSEMKESGVLDKTALVFGQMNEPPGSRMRVAETGLTMAEYFRDEQHQNVLLFIDNIFRFVQAGSEVSALLGRMPSAVGYQPTLANEVGELQERIASTKNGSVTSVQAVYVPADDLTDPAPATTFAHLDATTVLSRKIVEQGIYPAVDPLESNSRILEADVVGEEHYEVARNVQAILQKYKELQDIISILGMEELSEEDKTTVYRARKVQRFLSQPFFVAENFTGIPGRYVPLKETIRGFKAIIDGEMDQYPEAAFFNVGTIDDVIEKAKSMEH; encoded by the coding sequence ATGAATAAAGGGAAAATCGTACAGGTTATGGGACCTGTCGTTGACGTGGAATTTGAAAATAATGATATTCCATATATCAAAGATGCGTTGGAAGTAGATAACAATGGGAAACGCTGCGTGATGGAAGTTGCACAGCACATTGGAAATAATACAGTACGTTGTATCATGCTGAATGCCAGTGAAGGATTGAGCAGAGATATGGAAGTAACTGCAACCGGATCAGGGATTAAAGTACCTGTAGGAGATAAGACATTGGGGCGTTTATTTAACGTTCTTGGAGATACAATTGATGGCGGTGAGTCTTTGGAGAATGAAGAGCATTGGGTAATTCACAGAGAGGCTCCTACATTTGAAGAACAAAGTCCTGTAGTAGAGATTTTGGAGACAGGTATCAAAGTTATCGACCTTTTGGCTCCATATGCAAAAGGTGGTAAGATTGGTCTGTTCGGTGGTGCCGGTGTAGGTAAGACCGTGTTGATTCAGGAATTGATTCGTAATATCGCAACAGAGCATGGAGGATATTCTATCTTTACTGGAGTAGGAGAACGTTCCAGAGAAGGAAATGACTTGTGGTCGGAGATGAAAGAGTCAGGGGTTCTTGACAAGACTGCTTTGGTATTCGGTCAGATGAATGAGCCGCCTGGATCGCGTATGCGTGTGGCTGAGACAGGGCTTACCATGGCAGAATATTTCCGTGATGAACAACATCAGAACGTATTGTTGTTTATTGATAATATTTTCCGTTTCGTACAAGCTGGTTCAGAAGTTTCCGCGCTTCTTGGACGTATGCCTTCAGCAGTAGGATATCAGCCGACTCTTGCAAATGAAGTCGGTGAACTGCAAGAACGAATCGCGTCTACAAAAAATGGTTCTGTAACATCTGTACAGGCTGTTTATGTGCCGGCTGATGACTTGACTGACCCGGCTCCGGCGACAACATTTGCCCACTTGGATGCGACAACTGTATTGTCAAGAAAGATTGTAGAACAGGGAATTTACCCGGCGGTAGATCCGCTCGAATCAAACTCTCGTATTCTGGAAGCAGATGTTGTGGGAGAAGAACACTATGAAGTAGCAAGAAATGTACAGGCTATCTTGCAGAAATATAAAGAGCTTCAGGATATCATTTCCATCTTAGGTATGGAAGAGTTATCAGAAGAAGATAAGACAACTGTTTACCGGGCAAGAAAGGTACAGAGATTTTTATCTCAGCCATTCTTTGTAGCGGAAAACTTTACAGGAATTCCGGGAAGATATGTTCCATTAAAAGAGACAATCCGCGGATTTAAAGCAATCATTGATGGTGAGATGGATCAGTATCCGGAAGCTGCATTTTTTAATGTCGGTACAATTGATGATGTGATTGAAAAAGCAAAGTCAATGGAACATTAA